The following coding sequences lie in one Cryptosporangium aurantiacum genomic window:
- a CDS encoding PP2C family protein-serine/threonine phosphatase yields the protein MASKPEEAVAKSDERARFSALLEDSAEDLYDNAPCGYLSTLLDGRIAKVNATLLRWLGYTRDELVGRRGFADLLTIGGRMFNETHVAPLLQMQGQVNGIALELQTADGDRLPVLVTSVVKTGGDGQPLLIRTTIVDARDRRAYEVELLRASQAAQAAQEQAEAAQAKAEAAQARAEAAQAAVEAERARLAELAATLQKTLLPPTLIPVPGLDVAAAYHAASVEEVGGDFYDLFPLAEGQWGLFLGDVCGKGAQAAAITSLARYTLRAAAVYDNDPATVLRNLNTVLRYDHQGRVPQFCTVVFGILTPAGADGTFSLTLAAGGHPPALLMRADGTAQALHTPGGQLIGVLADPQIVTTTVRLAPGDTLLLYTDGLTEAHTARAGAHRYGEAALLDFAISLAPTTATDAVDAVTTLLDVLGDGVDDDTALLALSVPARETEARHP from the coding sequence ATGGCAAGCAAGCCCGAGGAGGCTGTCGCGAAATCTGACGAGCGCGCCCGATTCTCCGCTCTGCTCGAGGACAGCGCAGAGGATCTGTACGACAACGCACCCTGCGGCTACCTGTCGACGCTGCTGGACGGGCGGATCGCCAAGGTCAACGCCACGCTGCTGCGGTGGCTCGGCTACACCCGGGACGAGTTGGTCGGGCGCCGCGGATTCGCCGACCTGCTGACCATCGGCGGCCGGATGTTCAACGAGACGCACGTGGCACCGCTGCTACAGATGCAGGGTCAGGTCAACGGCATCGCTCTGGAGCTGCAGACCGCCGACGGCGACCGGCTGCCGGTGCTGGTCACCTCCGTGGTCAAGACCGGCGGTGACGGGCAGCCGCTGCTGATCCGGACCACCATCGTCGACGCCCGTGATCGGCGCGCGTACGAGGTCGAGCTCTTGCGCGCCAGCCAGGCCGCACAGGCGGCCCAGGAGCAGGCCGAAGCAGCGCAGGCGAAGGCCGAAGCGGCGCAGGCGCGAGCGGAAGCCGCGCAGGCGGCCGTCGAGGCCGAACGGGCCCGGCTGGCCGAACTCGCCGCCACACTTCAGAAGACCCTGCTGCCGCCGACGCTGATCCCGGTTCCCGGCCTGGACGTCGCCGCGGCCTATCACGCGGCATCCGTGGAGGAGGTCGGCGGCGACTTCTACGACTTGTTTCCCCTGGCCGAGGGCCAGTGGGGGCTCTTTCTGGGCGACGTGTGCGGCAAGGGTGCCCAAGCCGCCGCGATCACGTCCCTGGCCCGGTACACGCTGCGGGCCGCCGCGGTCTACGACAACGATCCGGCCACGGTCCTGCGCAACCTCAACACTGTGCTCCGCTACGACCATCAGGGGCGGGTGCCACAGTTCTGCACGGTGGTGTTCGGCATCCTCACCCCGGCCGGAGCCGACGGGACGTTCTCGCTCACGCTGGCCGCCGGAGGCCACCCGCCAGCGCTGCTGATGCGCGCGGATGGCACCGCCCAGGCTCTGCACACCCCCGGTGGTCAGCTGATCGGCGTCCTGGCCGACCCGCAAATCGTCACCACGACCGTACGGCTGGCCCCGGGGGACACCCTCCTGCTCTACACCGACGGCCTCACCGAGGCCCACACCGCTCGGGCCGGCGCCCACCGCTACGGCGAGGCAGCGCTCCTGGACTTCGCCATCTCCCTGGCACCGACCACCGCGACGGACGCCGTCGACGCGGTGACCACGCTGCTCGACGTTCTCGGGGACGGCGTCGACGACGACACCGCCCTCCTCGCGTTGAGCGTGCCCGCCCGGGAAACCGAAGCGCGGCACCCGTGA
- a CDS encoding MerR family transcriptional regulator: MDDLYSIGDLAHHTGLSVRTIRFYSDAGVTPPTARSPAGHRRYDATALGRLDLVRTLRDLGLDLATIQRVLQRHVSLADVAAAHADALAVQIQTLRVQHAVLTLIAARGTEPSEAPLMNRLARLSAAERERLVTTFIDETFADLDANPEFVAMMRAALPELPTDPSPSQLDGWVALAELIQNPQFRASARRAAEHQAAERAAGDQTGLHGALTDDVRARVEDAIAAGTDPRSPEAQPVIDGIVARYVAEFGTSDTAAYRAALVTRIEIGGDPHAERYFQLLARVNGVPEMPSLQPVVGWLSAALRAHPEAETRG, encoded by the coding sequence GTGGACGACCTCTACTCGATCGGTGACCTAGCCCATCACACCGGTCTCTCGGTGCGCACGATCCGGTTCTACTCCGACGCGGGCGTGACGCCACCGACCGCCCGCAGCCCAGCCGGACACCGACGCTACGACGCTACCGCGCTGGGCCGCCTCGATCTCGTCCGCACCCTGCGTGACCTAGGGCTGGACCTGGCAACGATCCAACGCGTGCTGCAACGGCACGTCTCACTCGCTGACGTCGCAGCCGCCCACGCCGACGCGCTGGCCGTCCAGATCCAGACGCTCCGCGTCCAGCACGCCGTCCTCACCCTCATCGCCGCGCGCGGCACCGAGCCCTCGGAGGCACCCCTGATGAACCGACTCGCCCGCCTCTCCGCCGCCGAACGCGAACGTCTCGTCACGACCTTCATCGACGAGACGTTCGCAGACCTTGACGCCAACCCCGAGTTCGTCGCGATGATGCGCGCAGCGCTCCCGGAACTGCCGACAGACCCCAGCCCTTCGCAACTCGACGGATGGGTGGCGTTGGCTGAGTTGATCCAGAACCCACAGTTCCGAGCCAGCGCGCGACGGGCCGCCGAGCACCAGGCAGCAGAACGAGCAGCCGGCGACCAGACCGGGCTGCACGGGGCTTTGACCGACGATGTTCGCGCGCGTGTGGAAGACGCCATCGCCGCCGGAACCGACCCACGATCGCCCGAGGCCCAGCCGGTGATCGACGGCATCGTGGCCCGCTACGTCGCGGAATTCGGCACCAGCGACACCGCCGCCTACCGGGCCGCTCTGGTGACCCGAATCGAGATCGGCGGTGATCCACACGCCGAGCGGTACTTCCAACTGTTGGCACGCGTCAACGGCGTACCGGAAATGCCATCCTTGCAGCCAGTCGTGGGATGGCTCAGCGCAGCGCTGCGCGCGCACCCCGAGGCAGAAACACGTGGCTGA
- a CDS encoding PQQ-binding-like beta-propeller repeat protein — MLLLSGDAASRLRFGPAVLVAVVEGSENPGVLIGRSFAYVDESGVVAVDAVTGERRWTVRESDLRAGGPVNFADLVLGAPGTAPTVYAAAFVLLPGPQRRDAVHLLALDPATGARRWSTRVDVPPGSTGHAVTLVGVDDDTLVFRQNRADGPITYAVDTRNHRLRWAVRGVEAMLVDGPVVLAKIDAPEGRSQVVGLRTSDGTRLWSDGPQGHSLQVESLGNGLIYVHGDWFDEDYFVSFLRAATGASVRSMDIDDRLDQCVFDQRETIVCATHDETAPEYALAVGYDVETFQARWRATGTRAPLITMAWNGALYGTREKRSVVLDGRSGQIVDVLGFEPVLMNRYAAVADDPDHPRVLLHPVIGRGRDAGN, encoded by the coding sequence ATGTTGCTGTTATCAGGGGACGCCGCTTCTCGTCTTCGCTTCGGTCCGGCCGTCCTGGTTGCGGTGGTGGAGGGCTCTGAGAATCCCGGTGTGTTGATCGGTCGGTCGTTCGCCTATGTCGACGAGTCCGGCGTTGTGGCGGTCGATGCCGTCACCGGAGAACGCCGATGGACCGTTCGGGAGAGCGACCTGCGCGCGGGCGGGCCGGTGAACTTCGCTGACCTGGTCCTCGGCGCTCCGGGTACCGCGCCGACCGTGTACGCGGCGGCGTTCGTGCTGCTGCCGGGCCCGCAACGCCGCGACGCGGTGCATCTGCTGGCTCTCGACCCCGCCACCGGTGCGCGGAGGTGGTCCACGCGGGTCGACGTACCGCCCGGCTCCACCGGTCACGCCGTCACGTTGGTCGGCGTGGATGATGACACGCTCGTTTTCCGGCAGAACAGAGCCGACGGGCCCATCACCTACGCGGTCGATACCCGTAACCATCGCCTGCGATGGGCGGTGCGCGGCGTCGAGGCGATGCTCGTCGACGGACCGGTAGTTCTCGCGAAGATCGACGCTCCGGAAGGCCGGAGCCAGGTCGTCGGCCTGCGGACCAGCGACGGCACCCGCCTGTGGTCGGACGGGCCGCAAGGCCACAGCCTCCAAGTGGAGTCGCTGGGCAACGGGTTGATCTACGTGCACGGCGACTGGTTCGACGAGGACTACTTCGTCTCGTTCCTCCGCGCCGCCACCGGCGCCTCGGTCCGATCGATGGATATCGACGATCGGCTGGACCAGTGTGTCTTCGATCAGCGGGAGACGATCGTCTGCGCCACGCATGACGAGACTGCTCCGGAATATGCGCTCGCGGTCGGCTACGACGTCGAAACTTTTCAGGCGCGGTGGCGGGCGACCGGTACACGGGCGCCGTTGATCACAATGGCCTGGAACGGCGCTCTGTACGGCACGCGCGAAAAGCGATCGGTCGTCCTCGACGGGCGAAGCGGTCAGATCGTGGATGTGCTCGGGTTCGAACCGGTTCTAATGAACCGGTACGCGGCCGTCGCCGATGACCCTGACCACCCCCGAGTCCTGCTCCACCCGGTCATCGGCCGTGGCCGGGACGCGGGCAACTGA
- a CDS encoding STAS domain-containing protein codes for MKAHLTTDTRTTTAGPVLSLAGELDHATAPQVHAALLELRLTDGQQLTIDMSGVTFCDSSGIGSLLAAHAYAAQAHGVFVLSAVPARTRYLLGVVGLDLVLPMFPTADEALDAWSGDGDSPPL; via the coding sequence GTGAAGGCCCACCTCACGACCGATACCCGCACCACCACGGCCGGCCCCGTGCTGAGCCTCGCCGGGGAGCTCGATCACGCGACCGCTCCGCAGGTCCACGCCGCGCTCCTGGAGTTGCGGCTCACCGATGGCCAGCAACTGACGATCGACATGAGCGGGGTGACCTTCTGCGACTCCTCCGGCATCGGCTCACTCCTCGCGGCGCACGCCTACGCCGCGCAGGCCCACGGTGTCTTCGTCCTGTCCGCGGTGCCCGCACGCACCCGCTACCTGCTCGGCGTCGTCGGCCTCGACCTGGTCCTCCCGATGTTCCCCACCGCCGACGAGGCCCTCGACGCGTGGAGCGGCGACGGCGACTCCCCACCGCTGTAG
- a CDS encoding aminoglycoside phosphotransferase family protein — protein sequence MARQVRGVHPGQLSVPTDVVGRLVAAQFPRWAGLPVNPVASTGTVNALFRLGDRFVARFPLAPGDPEAMRHQLEAEARAAGELTGRTRFPTPEPLALGEPGLGYPLPWSVQTWIPGTTAIDDDPGMSDKFAEDLAEFILGVRRLDIRGRTFSGPGRGGDLRASDAWMETCFRQSQSLLDVERLRSMWTTWRRLPRYRPDTMSHRDLIPGNVLVASGRLVGVLDVGGLGPADPALDLVSAWHLLGTGPREVLRAALACDDLDWARGRAWAFEQAMGLVWYYARTNPTMSALGRRTLHRIAAS from the coding sequence ATGGCCCGGCAGGTTCGCGGTGTGCATCCGGGTCAGCTTTCGGTACCGACGGACGTTGTCGGCAGGCTTGTCGCCGCCCAATTTCCTCGGTGGGCCGGGCTGCCGGTCAATCCGGTGGCGAGTACCGGCACAGTGAACGCGTTGTTCAGGCTCGGCGATCGTTTCGTAGCGCGGTTTCCGCTCGCGCCCGGCGACCCCGAGGCAATGCGACACCAGCTGGAAGCCGAGGCGCGAGCCGCCGGGGAGTTGACCGGCCGGACGCGGTTCCCGACGCCGGAGCCGCTGGCGCTGGGCGAACCCGGCTTGGGCTATCCCTTGCCCTGGTCGGTCCAGACGTGGATCCCGGGGACCACCGCGATCGACGACGATCCTGGGATGTCGGACAAGTTCGCGGAAGATCTCGCTGAGTTCATTCTCGGAGTCCGGCGCCTCGACATCCGCGGCCGGACGTTCAGCGGGCCCGGCCGCGGCGGCGACCTGCGGGCATCGGACGCCTGGATGGAGACCTGTTTCCGCCAGAGCCAATCACTGCTGGACGTCGAGCGGCTGCGCTCGATGTGGACAACCTGGCGCCGTCTGCCTCGGTATCGGCCCGACACGATGAGCCACCGCGACCTGATTCCCGGCAATGTGCTTGTCGCCTCCGGTCGGCTGGTCGGCGTCCTGGACGTCGGAGGGCTCGGCCCAGCCGATCCGGCGCTCGATCTCGTCTCGGCCTGGCATCTGCTCGGCACCGGGCCGCGGGAGGTACTCCGCGCGGCGCTGGCCTGCGACGACCTGGACTGGGCCCGCGGCCGGGCCTGGGCGTTCGAACAGGCGATGGGCCTCGTCTGGTACTACGCCCGGACCAACCCGACGATGAGCGCGCTGGGCCGCCGCACCCTTCACCGAATAGCTGCGTCCTAG
- a CDS encoding TetR/AcrR family transcriptional regulator — MPRTLDADERNRVVSEAAWRVLVRDGIPALSVRKIAAEAGLPASSLRYTFPTQASVRARAFELVVERLAARVAAIPPGDGWATAALMELLPLDETRRLEMEVGLALGTAAMTDPSLRTIHHAVHQAIRDICEQVVTRYVPLAERTVEAQRLHALTDGLALHIVRQEPHESTDWAVSVLDLHLTSLTNRGRRI, encoded by the coding sequence ATGCCTCGCACTCTCGACGCCGACGAACGCAACCGCGTGGTTTCCGAAGCCGCCTGGAGAGTGCTGGTGCGCGACGGCATACCGGCTCTATCGGTGCGCAAGATCGCCGCCGAAGCAGGACTGCCTGCCAGTTCGCTGCGCTACACCTTCCCGACGCAGGCGAGCGTGCGCGCGCGGGCTTTCGAGCTGGTCGTCGAGCGCCTAGCCGCCCGGGTGGCCGCAATCCCCCCTGGCGACGGCTGGGCCACGGCAGCGCTGATGGAACTGCTGCCACTCGACGAGACGCGGCGCCTGGAGATGGAGGTCGGCCTAGCGCTGGGCACCGCGGCGATGACCGACCCATCGCTGCGGACCATTCACCACGCGGTCCATCAGGCCATCCGCGACATCTGCGAGCAGGTGGTGACGCGGTACGTCCCACTCGCCGAGCGGACGGTGGAGGCGCAGCGCCTACACGCGCTGACGGACGGTCTCGCGCTGCACATCGTCCGGCAAGAACCGCACGAGAGCACCGACTGGGCGGTCAGCGTCCTCGACCTTCATCTCACCAGCCTGACCAACCGGGGGCGAAGGATCTGA
- a CDS encoding DMT family transporter: MMPWIVLFISAALEAVWATALGASDGFSKATPTIIFFATLALSMATLAYVAKHIPMSVAYAIWSGAGAALTVAWAMATGHETASPLKLVFLIGIIGCIVGLKLLKPHPVKAPADAEASTTAA, encoded by the coding sequence ATGATGCCGTGGATCGTGCTGTTCATCAGTGCCGCACTCGAAGCGGTCTGGGCTACGGCCCTGGGCGCCAGCGACGGCTTCAGCAAGGCCACACCCACCATCATTTTCTTCGCGACGCTGGCTCTCAGCATGGCGACCCTGGCCTACGTGGCCAAGCACATCCCGATGAGCGTCGCCTACGCGATCTGGAGCGGCGCCGGCGCTGCGCTGACGGTCGCATGGGCCATGGCGACCGGCCACGAGACCGCCAGCCCGCTCAAGCTCGTCTTTCTGATCGGCATCATCGGCTGCATCGTGGGGCTCAAGCTGCTCAAGCCGCACCCGGTGAAGGCCCCCGCCGACGCCGAGGCCAGCACCACCGCGGCCTAG
- a CDS encoding DUF4241 domain-containing protein — translation MIPQLDAVYCEGWDPVTRGVVGVLDPAVARARDSRGEQYAVLLLVGDVPFALMEIAWAYRACTVWHFDDELRRWLKHDLRRLADDDLFLIEAVEWTYFDPAHDEFDPSATQETEEYAPDGNDAGWAHHPMPQFGDWSSLAALHDDGLRCLACVDAAALPEQVAPSPLAEPPWRPPQPLQPDLDAVLQNGGRLRLAYEDATEDSIVELREAGELRMPTGRLVAADPYPLEFGNKPFTETVPPGSYPVIISYLPDSGTTAAARLVIRDEPVERWELALCAGQDTIALGDGEFYGFGVDTGTACFVDAAGADALPALLEPRWIEFHDREHGPTQTVDLGESGANVISWASGYGDGSYPTWIGRTKGGEIACFVADMLM, via the coding sequence GTGATACCTCAGCTGGATGCCGTCTACTGCGAGGGTTGGGATCCCGTTACACGGGGCGTGGTCGGTGTGCTCGACCCGGCCGTGGCGCGCGCCCGGGACAGCCGCGGCGAGCAGTACGCCGTGCTCCTGCTGGTCGGCGACGTTCCGTTCGCACTCATGGAGATCGCCTGGGCGTATCGGGCGTGCACGGTCTGGCACTTCGACGACGAGTTGCGACGCTGGCTCAAGCACGACTTACGACGCTTGGCCGACGACGACCTCTTCCTCATCGAAGCCGTCGAGTGGACCTACTTCGATCCCGCCCACGACGAGTTCGACCCGTCCGCCACTCAGGAGACCGAGGAGTATGCGCCCGACGGGAACGACGCCGGGTGGGCGCACCATCCGATGCCGCAGTTCGGCGACTGGTCGTCGCTAGCGGCGCTGCACGACGACGGGTTGAGATGCCTCGCCTGCGTCGACGCTGCCGCGCTGCCCGAACAGGTTGCGCCCTCGCCGCTGGCCGAGCCGCCGTGGCGACCACCTCAGCCGCTACAGCCGGATCTGGATGCCGTACTGCAGAACGGCGGCCGTCTGAGGCTGGCCTACGAGGACGCAACTGAAGACTCGATCGTCGAGCTCCGCGAAGCCGGTGAACTGCGCATGCCTACCGGACGCCTGGTCGCGGCGGACCCGTATCCGCTGGAGTTCGGCAACAAGCCCTTCACCGAAACCGTTCCACCTGGTTCGTATCCGGTGATCATCAGCTATCTACCGGACTCAGGCACCACCGCAGCGGCCCGCCTCGTCATCCGCGACGAACCTGTCGAACGATGGGAGTTGGCGCTATGCGCCGGCCAGGACACCATCGCCCTCGGCGACGGTGAGTTCTACGGATTCGGGGTGGACACCGGGACCGCGTGTTTCGTCGACGCGGCCGGCGCCGACGCGCTTCCGGCTCTGCTCGAGCCCCGCTGGATCGAGTTCCACGACCGCGAGCACGGTCCGACGCAGACGGTCGATCTCGGCGAAAGCGGCGCGAACGTCATCTCCTGGGCCAGTGGCTACGGCGACGGCTCGTACCCGACCTGGATCGGCCGCACGAAGGGCGGCGAGATCGCCTGCTTCGTGGCAGACATGCTGATGTAG
- a CDS encoding DMT family transporter — MAWLVLIGSGVLEAVWATAIGDSKGFRRRGPTVVFVVALVLSMAGLAYAMNSVPTGTAYSVWVGIGAVLTLLIAVARRTETLTLVRAALLVGLIGCVVGLKAVA, encoded by the coding sequence ATGGCGTGGCTGGTGTTGATCGGGTCAGGGGTATTGGAGGCCGTCTGGGCGACCGCGATCGGTGACTCGAAGGGTTTCCGGCGGCGTGGCCCGACCGTGGTTTTTGTTGTTGCTCTGGTGCTGAGCATGGCCGGCCTGGCCTACGCGATGAACTCGGTGCCGACCGGCACTGCGTACTCCGTGTGGGTCGGGATTGGCGCGGTGCTGACGCTCCTGATCGCGGTCGCTCGTAGGACCGAGACCCTCACTCTCGTGCGCGCAGCCCTTCTCGTCGGCTTGATCGGCTGCGTCGTCGGACTCAAGGCGGTGGCATGA